The following nucleotide sequence is from Achromobacter spanius.
GGATTTCAACGGCACCTCACCCGCCTGCGCGGGCCCGGTCAATATTTCGCGCGCCACCGCCATTGCGGCCTGCTACGTGGCCTTGAAGCACCTGTTTCCCGACGTGCCGGCCAACGCGGGCGTGCTGGACGCGGTGGACGTGGTGCTGCCGGACGGCCTGGTGATTTCGGCTGACCGCCCGCGCCCCGTGGGCGGCTACACCGAAACCATCCTGCGCATGATCGACGTGATTTTCTGCGCGATGGCGCAGGCCGCGCCCCAGCGCGCCATGGCGCAGGCCTATGGCACGATCAACGCCTTGTCCATCGCGGGCTATCGCAGCGATGCCGCACGCAAGGGCCAGCGTTGGGTGATGTTCAGCTTCTTTGGCGGTGGCCATGGCGGGCATTCCGACGGTGACGGGCTTAGCCATGGCAACGCGCCGATTTCCACCGCCACCATTCCGCCGCTGGAAATCCTGGAAGCGGCGTACCCCGTGCGCTTCACGCAGTGGGCGCTGCGCCCGGATTCGGCCGGCGCCGGCACGCATCGCGGCGGCCTGGGCGCCATCTACGAAATTGAATTGCTGGAAGACAGCGCCGAAGCCTTCATCTTTGGCGAACGCGGCCGCAGCGCGCCCAAGGGCATCGCGGGCGGCGGCGAGGCCGCCTTGAACGTGTTCCGCTATCAGCAGGACGGGCAGTGGCGCACCCCGCCCATGAGCTCCAAGATGCTGGGCATTCAATTGCAGCGCGGCGACCGCGTGCGCTTGGAAACACCGGGCGGGGGCGGTTATGGCGACCCCGCCGGCCGTGCGCCGGAAGCGCGTGAACACGACCGCAAGATGGGCTATGTGGGCGATATCGCCAACAACAAGAAGGAGCAGTTGGCATGAGCGCGGCAGATAAGAACACGGCACAGGGACTCGTCGTCGGCGTGGACGTGGGCGGCACGTTCACGGACCTGTTCGTGCTGGACGAGGCAGCCGGCACGGCGCGCGTGGTCAAGGTGCCGTCAACGCGCGGCGAAGAGGCGCGCGGCTTCATGAACGGCATCGCGCGCGTGGCCGACGGCGCCAGCGCCATTGCCACCATCGTGCACGGCACCACCGTGGGCACCAACGCGCTGCTGGAACGCAAGGTGGCCCGCACCGGCATCATCACCACGGCGGGCTTTCGCGATGTGCTGGAAATGCGCCGGCGCGATCGTCCCCAGACCTGGGGCCTTCGTGGCAACTACGAACCTGTCGTGCCACGCGACCTGCGCCTGGAAGTGGCCGAGCGCGTGCTGGCCGACGGCACGGTACACACGCCCGTGGATCTGGATCAGGTGGAAGCGGCGGCCCGGGCGCTGCTGGCGCAGGGCTGCGAGGCGGTGTGCGTGTTCTTCGTCAACGCCTACGCCAACCCGGTGAACGAAGCCCAGGCCGCGACCCGCGTGCGCGCCATCTGGCCGAATGGCAACGTCACGGCGGCCACCGCAGTGCTGCCCGAAATCCGTGAATTCGAACGCTGCTCAACAGCAGTGTTGAACGCCGCCTTGCAGCCCGTGGTGGGCAGCTACCTGACGCGCCTGGAATCTGACTTGCAGCAGAACGGCTTTGACGGCGAGCTGCTGGTGGTGCAGAGCAACGGCGGGGTGATGTCGCGCCAGACCGCGTGCGACGTGCCGGTGCGCACCGCGCTGTCGGGTCCAGCGGCGGGCGTGATCGCCTGCGCCGCCATCGCGCGCGCCTCCGGCTTTCCCAACGTGGTGACGGGCGACATGGGCGGCACCTCGTTCGACGTGTCGCTGGTGGCGGGCGGCGAAGCGTCGCTGTCGGCGCAGACTTCCATCGACTTCGGCATGGTGGTGCGCGCGCCGATGATCCAGATTGAAACCATCGGCGCGGGCGGCGGCTCGATTGCCAGCGTGGATGCGGGCGGCCTGTTGCAGGTGGGCCCCGAATCCGCCGGCAGCATTCCCGGCCCGGCCTGCTATGGCCGTGGCAACACCCGGCCCACCGTCACCGACGCCAACGTGCTGCTGGGCCGCATTTCGGCCGAGCGCCCGCTGGGCGGCGGGCTGCTGGCCACCATGAATGTAGACCTGGCGCGCGCGGCTATCGACGAACACGTGGCGCGGCCGCTGGGGCTGGACGTGCATGCGGCGGCCGAGGCCATCCTGACCGTCGCGAACGCCAAGATGGCGGGCGCGATCCGCGTGGTGTCGATTGAACGCGGGCACGACCCGCGCAAGTTCGCCTACATGCCGTTCGGCGGCGGCGGTGCGCTGCACGTGTGCGCCATGATGAACGAAGTGGACGCGGCCCATGGCATCGTGCCGCGCTACCCGGGCGTGACGTCCGCGCTGGGCTGCGTCATGGCCGACATGCGGCACGACGGCGTGCAGACGCTGAACACCGCGTTGGATGCCTTGGACGTCCCCGATCTGCTGGCGCGCATCGACGGTCTGGCGCAAGCCTGCCAGGAACGGCTGGACTCGGCGGGCGTGGCTTTCGAAGGCATCCGCGAAAGCATCGAGCTGGACATGCTGTACGTGGGCCAAAGCCATACCGTGCGCGTGGAACTCACGCGCGCCGAGCTGGACCGTGCGGGCATTGCCGCCGCCTTCGACCGCGCCTACCGCGCGTCGT
It contains:
- a CDS encoding hydantoinase B/oxoprolinase family protein; translated protein: MLDPVTLAVLKGRLEQIADEMDATLYRSAFNPIIAEAHDACHGMYDAATGATLIQGKSGLPVFVGAMAFAVKAAAKVAAERGGMVDGDVWLFNDPYEGGTHANDFKLVRPVFRGDKLFCFLASAAHWHDVGGAVPGNYNPAATECWQEAVQIPPVRILRAGVLDQDVLAILKANTRLPDSLWGDLNGQLAALELGARRLDGLLDEYGDDTVLESLDTLRERARRLMRDHIARLPDGEYAFEDMLDNDGVRDVALRIALKLTITGDRLTLDFNGTSPACAGPVNISRATAIAACYVALKHLFPDVPANAGVLDAVDVVLPDGLVISADRPRPVGGYTETILRMIDVIFCAMAQAAPQRAMAQAYGTINALSIAGYRSDAARKGQRWVMFSFFGGGHGGHSDGDGLSHGNAPISTATIPPLEILEAAYPVRFTQWALRPDSAGAGTHRGGLGAIYEIELLEDSAEAFIFGERGRSAPKGIAGGGEAALNVFRYQQDGQWRTPPMSSKMLGIQLQRGDRVRLETPGGGGYGDPAGRAPEAREHDRKMGYVGDIANNKKEQLA
- a CDS encoding hydantoinase/oxoprolinase family protein; the protein is MSAADKNTAQGLVVGVDVGGTFTDLFVLDEAAGTARVVKVPSTRGEEARGFMNGIARVADGASAIATIVHGTTVGTNALLERKVARTGIITTAGFRDVLEMRRRDRPQTWGLRGNYEPVVPRDLRLEVAERVLADGTVHTPVDLDQVEAAARALLAQGCEAVCVFFVNAYANPVNEAQAATRVRAIWPNGNVTAATAVLPEIREFERCSTAVLNAALQPVVGSYLTRLESDLQQNGFDGELLVVQSNGGVMSRQTACDVPVRTALSGPAAGVIACAAIARASGFPNVVTGDMGGTSFDVSLVAGGEASLSAQTSIDFGMVVRAPMIQIETIGAGGGSIASVDAGGLLQVGPESAGSIPGPACYGRGNTRPTVTDANVLLGRISAERPLGGGLLATMNVDLARAAIDEHVARPLGLDVHAAAEAILTVANAKMAGAIRVVSIERGHDPRKFAYMPFGGGGALHVCAMMNEVDAAHGIVPRYPGVTSALGCVMADMRHDGVQTLNTALDALDVPDLLARIDGLAQACQERLDSAGVAFEGIRESIELDMLYVGQSHTVRVELTRAELDRAGIAAAFDRAYRASFGRSLDGIAVRILNLRYARIGQRPKFDLALLAPTCQDMPAALGTQRVFHAGQWHDAVRYARLDLPVEAEVAGPAILEQPDTTIWIEPGFAGRVDALGNLLITRQTA